Below is a genomic region from Alosa alosa isolate M-15738 ecotype Scorff River chromosome 24, AALO_Geno_1.1, whole genome shotgun sequence.
CCTACACACCTCCTGATGAAAACAATAGAGGTGCCGTCCTGCGAGAACATGGGGGTTTGACCGGACTGGTAGGTGTGTCTTGGTAGGTGAGGCAAAAACAGACTGTCAAATCATTCAACCACTTTATTTGAGCAGAATGGAAGGCAGAAAAGCAACACAAAAGACCAAACATCTggagtctctctcacacacacacacacactctgctagactgtgttctctctcatagacacagacagactgtcattctcatatACTGTCGCTAAAGGGCCCAGAGTGAAAACATGCTATtaaaagagtcatatgtgattacatttatgcatttagcaggcagcttttatccaaagcgacatacattTTGTCAGCTATCAATTACTTCAGGACCATTGTATTCTAATTGttagattttttattattattgttatatttttattattattactattattgtcTGTTTGATTGCCCTGTTctacattttaaatatttttaataaacattTCATTGATTACAACCTTGTCTTTGTCTATTTACATTCTTTTtaactttactttttaaacctGGAGCCATTCATAAGGCTAAAACCATGCAAATAACTCCAATACAATAATACTAAtacatattttgtttatttaaatgcagaaacaagtcataaaatcaatgttttactttactttactttactttactaacTTTGAGCCATTCATAAGGCTAAAACCATGCAAACATAAATGCACCTTTTAAAAAACAGGCCTTGTTGCTTTAAATGTGTGCTGGTGCCTTTAATACGTCATATGGTAAGTAGCCATGTGCTCGGGGTGACATGAACAACAGCTTTTGAGTGACACGATGGGCAAAGGAGGATGAAAGGGGGTTTCGTTCCAAAAAGATTCCAGTTTTTACTGCaaaattcttcttcttcttcttattattattattacataccAAACAAGCAACTGACACAAGTGATAATGGATAAACCTTtgaaatgtttatttatgtctGCAAATTGTTTAACAACATCATTGCATTTTGGTTTTACTGTAGAACATCTCTTTTCCATCATATCGGCATAACAAAGATGACTCAGTGATTTTGTCTGTCAGAAATGTCCCATAATCCACGACCCGGTCGACTCCTGTACCCATCCAGTCAGCGCCAGCACGGAATTCCAGAGAGAGTCCCCGAAATCTGGAGGTTCGCTTTACATCCTCCGCTATCAGAGTGGGAACTTCACACTCGGTGATCCGGAATAGGTTCCttctccttctgttgcagaagCGTAGAGAAGTGGCCCAGTTCAGCGCTCGGGGAGGGTAATTGTCGGCACCCACTCGTACATGCCGCGGCTCTCTTTGCAGAACAGCCGGAGTTTGTCCAAAGCAGGATCCTTCCACGAGTCCACATTTGGGCTCTGCAATAACAAGGCACACAAGAATTAGTATGACCTAAACACGAACTTAACCTACAAATAGCTGCAGCATAAATGTCATGATAGGTTAAACAGGAACTGAAGTGATGCAAAAGTGTAGCCTACCGTGATAAGAATGCAGTGGACGTCTTTAGATTCCTCCGACTCGTCAATGCCAACGATACTGGCAAGGCGCTCGATGTCATTCACCCTCACGATGTTGATGtcgaaagcaaaaaaaa
It encodes:
- the LOC125289049 gene encoding growth arrest and DNA damage-inducible protein GADD45 gamma-like: MGWGRMMKVEVERKGIKERTRQKSLREENKNNVACCVLVIDEEYECDIARQIHFTLIQAFFFAFDINIVRVNDIERLASIVGIDESEESKDVHCILITSPNVDSWKDPALDKLRLFCKESRGMYEWVPTITLPER